A genome region from Nycticebus coucang isolate mNycCou1 chromosome 22, mNycCou1.pri, whole genome shotgun sequence includes the following:
- the TEX46 gene encoding testis-expressed protein 46, with protein sequence MLGELIFLSRSLHGLLTSSGTMGAVVAWLISYKPVLFGFLLLLLLLSNWLVKREHKSTLSEEEAEKLKASDNCANNAIKYRGKKEVERMSACFALQDKVYERLLVSEMKLKVLENQMFIIWNKMNRHRRSSRHRNFPTRRHRMRRHELTCSTLSDCTSNYPT encoded by the exons ATGCTGGGGGAACTAATATTTCTTTCTAGGAGTCTTCATGGGCTACTCACCTCCTCAGGCACCATGGGAGCAGTGGTGGCTTGGCTGATAAGCTATAAGCCAGTTTTGTTTGGATTTCTGCTCCTTCTCCTGTTGCTTAGCAACTGGCTGGTCAAGCGTGAACACAAGTCCACCCTCTCAGAG gaggaggcagagaaacTAAAGGCTTCTGACAACTGTGCCAACAATGCCATCAAGTATcgtggaaagaaagaagtagaaagGATGAGCGCTTGCTTTGCCCTCCAGGACAAGGTCTATGAACGGCTTCTGGTCAGCGAAATGAAGCTGAAGGTCTTAGAAAATCAGATGTTCATCATATGGAATAAAATGAATCGCCATCGGCGGTCAAGCAGACATCGAAACTTTCCCACAAGGAGACACAGAATGAGGAGGCATGAGTTGACTTGCTCCACCCTCTCTGATTGTACTTCCAATTACCCCACCTGA